The nucleotide window CCACGGTCGTCCTGATGGCCGGCCTGCAAGGCTCCGGCAAGACCACGACCTCGGGCAAGCTGGCGCATTGGCTGAAGGCCGGAGGACATCGCCCCATGCTGGTCTCGGTGGACGTCTATCGCCCGGCCGCCCGCGAGCAGTTGAAGATCGTCGCCGGCGCCATCAAGGGCAATCTGTACGAGGGCCAGGTCACGGAAGCCAATACCGCCACCGTCGAACGTCTCGCCAAGGAAGCGCGTCGCGAGGCCATCAACACCGGCTGCGACGTGCTCATCGTGGACACTGCCGGCCGCCTGCACATCGACGAGCAGCTCATGGAGGAGATGCAGTCGCTCAAGAAGCTGCTCAACCCCCAGGAGATCCTGTTCGTGGCCGACGCCATGACCGGCCAGGACGCGGTCAA belongs to Terriglobales bacterium and includes:
- a CDS encoding signal recognition particle receptor subunit alpha, whose amino-acid sequence is MFENLSEKLQRAFKNLRGQGVLNEENISEALREIRLALLEADVNFKVVKELVDHIREKAVGQEVMTALSPAEQVVKIVRDELINVLGKDTAKLKFASQPPTVVLMAGLQGSGKTTTSGKLAHWLKAGGHRPMLVSVDVYRPAAREQLKIVAGAIKGNLYEGQVTEANTATVERLAKEARREAINTGCDVLIVDTAGRLHIDEQLMEEMQSLKKLLNPQEILFVADAMTGQDAV